Proteins from a single region of Pseudomonas phenolilytica:
- a CDS encoding DUF1329 domain-containing protein, giving the protein MNVKIAVLLTACASWPALAAVDASQAARLGQDLTPLGAERAGNADGTIPAWTGGIAPPASYQPGMHHPDPFADDAPLYRVDKNNLAEHAERLPEGLAALLERYPEFHLRVFPTRRSAAAPQRIYEATRANAQSAELIANGNGIQGAAAGIPFPLPQNGMEAIWNHVLHYKGEQTHMINHQAVVIGGRANYIKRDRHVYYVYNREGMEQGDLNNTLLYYKYRVTAPAKLAGTSLVVQDPLDQVLTTRKAWRYSPGDRRVRRLPSLAYDSVQPDTSGLATADVVDSFNGAPDRYDWQLLGKREMLLPYNSYAVHQQGIPYDDIVLPRTLNPELLRYELHRVWVVEATLRTGFTHPYAKRRFYLDEDSWQILAVDLFDDGGQLIGLQESHPISYYEVPMFNSTLETLYHLKDGNYFVDGLDNGEPMYDFGVRLSPHDFSPQALRRGAN; this is encoded by the coding sequence ATGAACGTGAAGATTGCAGTGCTGCTGACGGCCTGTGCCAGTTGGCCGGCGCTCGCCGCGGTGGATGCGAGCCAGGCGGCCCGCCTGGGACAGGACCTCACTCCGCTCGGCGCCGAGCGGGCCGGCAATGCGGACGGCACGATCCCGGCGTGGACCGGCGGCATCGCCCCGCCAGCGAGCTACCAGCCGGGCATGCACCATCCAGATCCGTTCGCCGATGATGCGCCGCTCTATCGCGTCGACAAGAACAACCTCGCCGAGCATGCCGAGCGGCTGCCCGAGGGGCTGGCGGCGCTGCTCGAGCGCTATCCCGAGTTCCATCTGCGCGTCTTCCCGACCCGTCGCAGCGCCGCAGCGCCGCAGCGTATCTACGAGGCTACCCGGGCCAACGCCCAATCCGCCGAGCTGATTGCCAACGGCAACGGCATCCAGGGCGCGGCGGCCGGCATTCCCTTCCCGCTGCCGCAGAACGGCATGGAGGCGATCTGGAACCACGTACTGCATTACAAGGGCGAGCAGACCCACATGATCAACCACCAGGCGGTGGTGATCGGCGGCCGCGCCAACTACATCAAGCGCGATCGTCACGTGTACTACGTCTACAACCGCGAGGGTATGGAGCAGGGTGATCTGAACAACACCCTGCTGTACTACAAATACCGGGTGACCGCACCGGCCAAGCTGGCCGGCACCTCGCTGGTGGTACAGGACCCGCTCGATCAGGTGCTGACCACCCGCAAGGCCTGGCGCTACAGCCCGGGGGATCGCCGTGTTCGGCGGCTGCCGTCGCTGGCCTACGATTCGGTACAGCCGGACACCAGCGGCCTGGCCACCGCCGACGTGGTCGATTCGTTCAACGGCGCACCGGACCGTTACGACTGGCAGCTGCTGGGCAAGCGCGAGATGCTGCTGCCCTACAACAGCTATGCCGTGCACCAGCAGGGCATTCCCTACGACGACATCGTCCTGCCGCGCACGCTCAACCCCGAGCTGCTGCGTTACGAGCTGCATCGCGTGTGGGTGGTCGAGGCGACCCTGCGCACTGGCTTCACCCACCCCTACGCCAAGCGGCGCTTCTACCTCGACGAGGACAGCTGGCAGATTCTCGCCGTGGATCTGTTCGATGACGGCGGCCAGCTGATCGGCCTGCAGGAAAGCCATCCGATCAGTTACTACGAGGTGCCGATGTTCAACAGCACCCTGGAGACGCTGTATCACCTCAAGGACGGCAACTACTTCGTCGATGGGCTGGACAACGGCGAACCGATGTACGACTTCGGCGTGCGCCTGAGCCCCCACGACTTCTCGCCACAGGCGCTACGCCGCGGCGCGAACTGA
- the mtgA gene encoding monofunctional biosynthetic peptidoglycan transglycosylase, which yields MLRFLLRRLIKLLLWTAALSAALVLLLRWVPPPFTALMVERKIESWIDGKPIDLQREWRPWQELPDDLKMAVIAAEDQKFAEHWGFDVAAIRAAFSHNASGGSLRGASTLSQQVAKNLFLWSGRSWLRKGVEAWFTALIELLWPKQRILEVYLNSVEWGTGIFGAQAAARQHFGVGAPYLSTRQACLLAAVLPNPREWSAGRPSAYVSNRANWIRRQMRQLGGSHYLQRLEVER from the coding sequence ATGCTCCGCTTCCTGCTGCGCCGCTTGATCAAGTTGCTGCTCTGGACCGCCGCCCTGTCGGCCGCGCTGGTCCTGCTGCTGCGCTGGGTGCCGCCGCCGTTCACCGCGCTGATGGTCGAGCGCAAGATCGAATCCTGGATCGACGGCAAGCCCATCGACCTGCAGCGAGAATGGCGACCGTGGCAGGAGCTGCCGGACGATCTGAAGATGGCGGTGATCGCCGCCGAGGACCAGAAGTTCGCCGAGCACTGGGGGTTCGATGTCGCCGCGATCCGCGCGGCCTTCAGCCACAACGCCAGCGGCGGTTCGCTGCGCGGCGCCTCCACGCTGAGCCAGCAGGTGGCCAAGAACCTGTTCCTGTGGTCCGGTCGCAGCTGGCTGCGCAAGGGCGTCGAAGCCTGGTTTACAGCACTGATCGAACTGCTGTGGCCGAAGCAGCGCATCCTTGAGGTCTACCTCAACAGCGTCGAATGGGGCACGGGCATCTTCGGAGCGCAAGCGGCCGCACGGCAGCACTTCGGTGTGGGTGCGCCGTACCTGTCGACCCGCCAGGCCTGCCTGCTCGCCGCGGTGCTGCCCAACCCGCGCGAGTGGAGCGCCGGCCGCCCCAGCGCCTACGTGAGCAATCGAGCGAACTGGATCCGCCGGCAGATGCGTCAGTTGGGCGGCAGCCATTATCTGCAGCGCCTGGAAGTCGAGCGCTGA
- the hemW gene encoding radical SAM family heme chaperone HemW — MLPLAAYVHIPWCVRKCPYCDFNSHAAGAELPEAAYADALLADLDEDLEQVQQRRLTSIFFGGGTPSLFSASALGHILDGLERQVGFADDIEITLEANPGTFEQAKFHDYRQLGINRLSIGVQSFQADKLKALGRIHDGDEAVRAADMARAAGFDNFNLDLMHGLPQQSLDDALADLRTAIAQQPTHLSWYQLTVEPNTEFWSRPPLLPDDDILWDIQEAGQALLAEHGYRQYETSAYAQPGRQARHNLNYWTFGDFLGIGAGAHAKLTQADGRILRSWKTRTPKDYLDPGKPFRAGEKQLQTDELPFEFLMNVLRLTDGVPALLFTQRTGLSLDLLAAGRREAEARGLLVADPQRLVATPKGQLFLNDLLQLFLP, encoded by the coding sequence CTGCTGCCATTGGCGGCGTACGTGCACATCCCCTGGTGCGTGCGCAAATGCCCGTACTGCGACTTCAACTCCCACGCCGCCGGCGCCGAGTTGCCAGAAGCCGCCTATGCCGACGCGCTGCTGGCCGACCTGGACGAGGATCTCGAACAGGTACAGCAGCGCCGGCTGACCTCGATCTTCTTCGGCGGCGGCACGCCGAGCCTGTTCAGCGCGTCGGCGCTGGGGCACATCCTCGACGGGCTGGAGCGGCAGGTGGGCTTCGCCGATGACATCGAGATCACCCTGGAAGCCAACCCGGGCACCTTCGAGCAGGCCAAGTTCCACGACTATCGCCAGCTCGGCATCAATCGCCTGTCGATCGGCGTGCAGAGTTTCCAGGCCGACAAGCTCAAGGCACTGGGGCGCATCCACGATGGCGACGAGGCCGTCCGCGCCGCCGACATGGCGCGCGCCGCCGGCTTCGACAACTTCAATCTGGACCTGATGCACGGCCTGCCGCAGCAGAGTCTGGACGACGCGCTGGCAGACCTGCGCACCGCCATCGCCCAGCAGCCGACGCACCTGTCCTGGTACCAGCTGACCGTCGAGCCGAACACCGAGTTCTGGAGCCGACCGCCGTTGCTGCCGGACGACGACATCCTCTGGGACATTCAGGAAGCCGGACAGGCACTGCTCGCCGAACACGGCTACCGCCAGTACGAGACCTCTGCCTATGCCCAGCCCGGTCGGCAGGCGCGACACAACCTGAACTACTGGACCTTCGGCGACTTTCTCGGCATCGGCGCCGGCGCCCACGCCAAGCTCACCCAGGCCGACGGGCGCATCCTGCGCAGCTGGAAGACCCGCACGCCAAAGGACTACCTCGACCCGGGCAAACCCTTTCGTGCCGGCGAAAAGCAGCTGCAGACGGACGAGCTGCCCTTCGAATTCCTGATGAATGTGCTGCGCCTCACCGACGGCGTGCCGGCACTGCTGTTCACTCAGCGCACCGGCCTGTCGCTCGACCTGCTCGCCGCCGGGCGTCGCGAGGCCGAGGCGCGCGGCCTGCTGGTCGCCGATCCGCAGCGGCTGGTGGCGACGCCCAAGGGCCAGCTGTTTCTCAACGACCTGCTCCAACTCTTCCTGCCCTAA
- a CDS encoding DUF423 domain-containing protein, with protein MIRAYLPLAAGFGLTGVALGAFAAHGLKASLSAEYLAIFQTAVLYQLIHALALFGVALLSLHAPGRLLRAAGALFAIGVVLFSGSLYLLTLTGIGKLGIVTPLGGTAFLAGWLCLGLAGWRLPRRAG; from the coding sequence ATGATTCGTGCATACCTGCCGCTCGCCGCCGGCTTCGGCCTCACCGGCGTTGCGCTCGGCGCCTTCGCCGCGCATGGCCTGAAAGCCAGCCTGAGCGCCGAGTACCTGGCCATCTTCCAGACTGCCGTGCTGTACCAGCTGATCCATGCCCTGGCATTGTTCGGTGTCGCGTTGCTGAGCCTGCACGCGCCGGGCCGGCTGCTGCGTGCGGCCGGGGCGTTGTTCGCCATCGGTGTCGTGCTGTTCAGCGGCAGCCTCTACCTGCTGACTCTGACCGGCATCGGCAAGCTCGGTATCGTCACGCCGCTGGGCGGTACCGCCTTCCTCGCCGGCTGGCTGTGCCTGGGGCTGGCCGGCTGGCGCCTGCCTCGTCGAGCGGGATGA
- a CDS encoding hybrid sensor histidine kinase/response regulator — protein MGDPAIDNESSTGWRQLIGWRNGIAWLVLLFTLLVQLVVFQHLRSNEEQAANQQFDLLSEKVIEAIQRRLHNHEQILLGGAGLFDASGLVSREQWHTYTQRLRLDERYPGIQGVGFTQAITPAERAAHEAAIRAEGFPDYAIRPEGQRPLYTSIIYLEPFDARNRAAFGYDMYSEPARHQAMLRAAREGRTSITGKVTLMQEIDGDVQAGVLLYVPVYRPGLPLDTAEQRMTALRGFVYSPYRLGDLMQGILGDVDLPLDLSIYASDREQAEHLLFTTHQAPENARQPAYSRLQQLQLYGQTWTLRLNSLPEFEARFHANDALVVGLGLGLSLLLFFLTASLALRHQRAQALAEQMTRHIRRNKQALRLSEERLSLALKGSNDGLWDLDLEAGTLYASPRAWEMLGYRPGELPSDLKLWERVMVAEDLARERARLARTMLSNVDHFTTELRLQHKHGEVVPVLLRGYIQRDTNGQAQRLSGTLMDLTERKRIEQMKNEFVSTVSHELRTPLTSISGALGLITGGALGEAPPAMQQMLEIAYRNSQRLGHLINDLLDMEKMAAGKMTFDLREHDLARLLEDAVASNRGFAEQHGVRCVLEAPPRVNVWVDGLRLQQVLNNFLSNAIKFTPEHGEVRVHAIMRDNQVRVCVSDQGPGIPQAFRQQVFEKFAQADASDSRKVAGTGLGLAISKELIERMGGSVGFECVDGQGTTFWCQLPVQTQLYGDSSDDDGRPRLLVVEDEPDTGRLLHLMLREGGYAVDRVQSLYQARERLAAGGYQAMTLDLHLPDGSGRQLIEEIRRDPALRGLPVIVISAANRLDPGIDDEHTVWLHKPITSAQLLTAVQRALAPSR, from the coding sequence ATGGGCGATCCCGCAATCGACAATGAGTCCTCGACCGGCTGGCGCCAGCTGATCGGCTGGCGCAACGGCATTGCCTGGCTGGTCCTGCTGTTCACGCTGCTGGTGCAGCTGGTGGTGTTCCAGCACCTGCGCAGCAACGAGGAGCAGGCGGCCAACCAGCAGTTCGACCTGCTGAGCGAAAAGGTCATCGAAGCCATCCAGCGTCGCCTGCACAACCACGAGCAGATCCTGCTCGGCGGCGCCGGCCTGTTTGATGCCAGCGGCCTGGTCAGCCGCGAGCAGTGGCACACCTATACGCAACGCCTGCGACTCGACGAGCGTTACCCGGGCATCCAGGGCGTCGGTTTCACCCAGGCGATCACGCCCGCCGAGCGCGCGGCGCACGAGGCGGCGATACGTGCCGAAGGCTTTCCCGACTACGCCATTCGCCCCGAGGGTCAGCGCCCGCTGTATACCTCGATCATCTACCTGGAGCCGTTCGATGCGCGCAACCGCGCCGCCTTCGGCTATGACATGTACTCCGAACCGGCGCGCCACCAGGCTATGTTGCGGGCGGCGCGGGAGGGGCGCACCAGCATCACCGGCAAGGTCACCCTGATGCAGGAGATCGATGGCGATGTGCAGGCCGGTGTCCTGCTCTACGTGCCGGTGTACCGTCCGGGGCTACCGCTGGACACCGCCGAGCAGCGCATGACGGCGCTGCGTGGCTTCGTCTACAGCCCTTATCGATTGGGCGACCTGATGCAGGGCATTCTCGGCGATGTCGACCTGCCGCTGGATCTGAGCATTTATGCCAGCGACCGCGAACAAGCCGAGCATCTGCTGTTCACCACCCACCAGGCGCCCGAGAATGCCCGCCAGCCCGCCTACAGCCGCCTGCAACAGTTGCAGCTGTACGGCCAGACCTGGACGCTGCGCCTGAACAGCCTGCCGGAGTTCGAGGCGCGCTTTCACGCCAACGACGCGCTGGTGGTCGGCCTGGGACTGGGTCTGAGCCTGCTGCTGTTCTTCCTCACCGCCTCGCTGGCGCTGCGCCACCAGCGCGCCCAGGCGCTCGCCGAACAGATGACCCGGCACATCCGCCGCAACAAGCAGGCCCTGCGGCTGAGCGAGGAGCGTCTCTCGCTCGCGCTCAAGGGCAGCAATGACGGCCTCTGGGACCTCGACCTCGAAGCCGGCACGCTCTACGCCTCGCCGCGCGCCTGGGAGATGCTCGGTTATCGCCCCGGCGAGCTGCCTTCCGATCTCAAGCTGTGGGAACGGGTGATGGTCGCCGAAGACCTCGCGCGCGAACGTGCCCGCCTGGCCCGGACGATGCTGTCCAACGTCGACCACTTCACCACCGAGCTGCGTCTGCAGCACAAGCACGGCGAGGTGGTGCCGGTCCTGCTGCGCGGTTACATCCAGCGCGACACGAACGGCCAGGCGCAACGCCTCAGCGGCACCCTGATGGACCTGACCGAGCGCAAGCGCATCGAGCAGATGAAGAACGAGTTCGTCTCCACCGTCAGCCATGAACTGCGCACGCCGCTGACCTCGATCAGTGGCGCGCTCGGGCTGATCACCGGCGGCGCGCTGGGCGAAGCTCCGCCGGCGATGCAGCAGATGCTCGAGATCGCCTACCGCAACAGCCAGCGCCTCGGTCACCTGATCAACGACCTGCTCGACATGGAGAAGATGGCCGCCGGCAAGATGACCTTCGACCTGCGCGAACACGACCTGGCGCGCCTGCTGGAAGATGCCGTGGCGAGCAACCGGGGCTTCGCCGAGCAACACGGCGTGCGCTGCGTGCTCGAAGCGCCGCCGCGGGTCAACGTCTGGGTCGACGGCCTGCGCCTGCAACAGGTGCTGAATAACTTCCTCTCCAATGCCATCAAGTTCACCCCCGAGCACGGCGAAGTGCGCGTACACGCCATCATGCGCGACAACCAGGTGCGCGTCTGCGTCAGTGACCAGGGTCCCGGCATCCCGCAGGCGTTCCGTCAGCAGGTGTTCGAGAAGTTCGCCCAGGCCGATGCCTCCGACAGCCGCAAGGTCGCCGGGACCGGCCTGGGTCTGGCGATCAGCAAGGAATTGATCGAGCGCATGGGCGGCAGCGTCGGCTTCGAGTGCGTGGACGGCCAGGGCACCACGTTCTGGTGTCAGCTGCCGGTGCAGACCCAACTGTACGGCGACAGCAGCGACGATGACGGACGCCCGCGCCTGCTGGTGGTCGAGGACGAACCGGACACCGGTCGCCTGCTGCACCTGATGCTGCGCGAAGGCGGCTATGCGGTGGATCGCGTGCAGAGTCTGTACCAGGCACGCGAGCGGCTGGCCGCCGGCGGCTATCAGGCGATGACCCTGGACCTGCATCTGCCCGATGGCAGCGGCCGCCAGCTGATCGAGGAGATCCGTCGCGATCCGGCGCTGCGCGGCCTGCCGGTAATCGTCATTTCCGCCGCCAACCGGCTCGACCCCGGCATTGACGACGAACACACCGTCTGGCTGCACAAGCCGATCACCAGCGCGCAGTTACTGACCGCCGTTCAGCGCGCACTCGCACCGTCGCGCTGA
- the thiS gene encoding sulfur carrier protein ThiS gives MLIQLNGEPYQLPAGQTVADLLVRLELSGRRLAVELNRDIVPRSAHATTALKEGDHVEVVHAIGGG, from the coding sequence ATGCTGATTCAGTTGAATGGCGAACCCTACCAGCTGCCCGCCGGCCAGACGGTCGCCGATCTGCTCGTGCGCCTGGAACTGAGCGGGCGGCGCCTGGCGGTCGAACTCAATCGCGACATCGTGCCACGCAGCGCGCATGCCACGACGGCGCTCAAGGAGGGCGATCACGTCGAGGTGGTGCACGCCATCGGCGGCGGCTAG
- a CDS encoding thiazole synthase, producing the protein MRAVPNDKPFILAGRTYQSRLLVGTGKYKDLDETRDAIEASGAEIVTVAVRRTNIGQNPGEPNLLDVISPERYTILPNTAGCYTAEDAVRTCRLARELLDGHKLVKLEVLADQKTLFPNVIETLKAAEVLVKDGFDVMVYTSDDPIIARQLAEMGCIAVMPLAGLIGTGLGICNPYNLRIILEEATVPVLVDAGVGTASDATIAMELGCEAVLMNSAIAHAQHPVLMAEAMKYAIEAGRLAYLAGRMPKKLYASASSPLEGLIR; encoded by the coding sequence ATGCGCGCAGTTCCGAACGACAAGCCCTTCATCCTGGCTGGCCGCACCTATCAATCACGGCTGCTGGTAGGCACCGGCAAATACAAGGACCTCGACGAGACGCGCGACGCCATCGAGGCCTCCGGCGCGGAGATCGTCACCGTCGCCGTGCGCCGTACCAACATCGGCCAGAACCCCGGCGAGCCGAACCTGCTCGACGTGATCAGCCCCGAGCGCTACACCATCCTGCCGAATACAGCCGGCTGCTACACCGCCGAGGATGCGGTGCGCACCTGTCGCCTGGCGCGTGAGCTGCTCGACGGCCACAAACTGGTCAAGCTGGAAGTGCTGGCCGACCAGAAAACCCTGTTCCCCAACGTGATCGAAACCCTCAAGGCCGCCGAAGTCCTGGTCAAGGACGGCTTCGACGTGATGGTCTACACCAGCGACGACCCGATCATCGCCCGCCAGCTGGCGGAGATGGGCTGCATCGCGGTGATGCCGCTGGCCGGCCTGATCGGCACCGGCCTGGGCATCTGCAACCCGTACAACCTGCGCATCATCCTCGAGGAGGCTACCGTACCGGTGCTGGTGGATGCCGGCGTGGGTACCGCGTCCGACGCCACCATCGCCATGGAGTTGGGTTGCGAGGCGGTGCTGATGAACAGCGCCATCGCCCATGCGCAGCACCCGGTGCTGATGGCCGAGGCGATGAAATACGCCATCGAGGCCGGGCGTCTGGCCTATCTCGCCGGACGCATGCCGAAGAAGCTTTACGCCAGCGCTTCGTCGCCTCTGGAAGGACTGATCCGCTGA
- the trmB gene encoding tRNA (guanosine(46)-N7)-methyltransferase TrmB, which yields MTEPTSTPEQPLEHRRTIKSFVMRAGRTTLGQQRGIELGWPKFGLELSDGLRDFDQVFGRQAPRTFEIGFGMGHSTLEMAAAAPEQDFIGVEVHKPGVGALLSGLLSQNLQNVRVYSCDALEVLRECVADASLDRVLLFFPDPWHKSRHHKRRIVQPAFAELIRQKLKVGGVLHMATDWQPYAEHMLEVLSAAPGYRNLATDGAYVPRPAERPVTKFERRGERLGHGVWDLKFQRVD from the coding sequence ATGACTGAACCGACCTCCACGCCCGAGCAGCCGCTCGAACATCGGCGCACCATCAAGAGCTTCGTGATGCGCGCCGGCCGCACCACCCTCGGCCAGCAGCGCGGCATCGAACTGGGCTGGCCGAAGTTCGGCCTGGAGCTGAGCGACGGCCTGCGCGACTTCGACCAGGTGTTCGGCCGCCAGGCGCCGCGTACCTTCGAGATCGGCTTCGGCATGGGCCATTCGACGCTGGAAATGGCCGCCGCCGCGCCCGAGCAGGACTTCATCGGCGTTGAAGTGCACAAGCCGGGGGTGGGGGCGCTGCTCAGCGGACTTCTGTCACAAAACCTGCAGAATGTTCGCGTCTACAGTTGCGACGCGCTCGAGGTCCTGCGTGAATGCGTCGCCGACGCCAGCCTCGATCGGGTTCTGCTGTTTTTCCCCGATCCTTGGCACAAAAGCCGTCACCATAAACGCCGTATCGTGCAACCGGCTTTTGCCGAGCTGATCCGGCAGAAGCTCAAGGTCGGTGGCGTGCTGCACATGGCGACCGACTGGCAGCCGTATGCCGAGCACATGCTCGAGGTGCTGAGCGCAGCGCCGGGCTACCGCAATCTCGCAACCGACGGCGCTTACGTGCCGCGGCCCGCGGAGCGTCCGGTGACCAAGTTCGAGCGCCGCGGCGAGCGCCTCGGTCACGGCGTCTGGGACCTGAAGTTCCAGCGCGTCGACTGA
- the dibA gene encoding phosphodiesterase DibA, whose amino-acid sequence MNTPLLRLCLGYFLLAMTWVLISDPLLLALTDGRQAGWHSLKGGLFVLVTSTLLYLLGRQHIRRAAAQQQTQRQQETSLRQAAAVFDSTQEGVLVTDPEQRIVHVNPAFSRITGYAIDEVLGQTPKLFASGQHDRHFYRDMWRSLRSTGAWSGEIWNRRKSGEVYPQWQNLRAIHDGHGQLSHYVAVFSDLTALKRSREELEQLAHYDPLVQLPNRLLFSERAKQDIERARAHKRGGAMLLIDLDHFKDINESLGPSLGDALLQAVARRLGELVREGMTLARLGGDEFALLCENCGADQAASLALRILGALNQPFRLGEVELFSSASIGIVLYPSPTNVQNVEQLMRNADSALFKAKHDGRGSYAFYSEELTRQARQRVELITALRQALEQHQLQVHYQAIYDLTDGTIVGFEALVRWTHPQQGPISPAVFIPLAEDSGLIGAIDHWVMTQACGQMRDWLNAGRALHFMAVNVSSRMFSYGELDAQVAGILGETGLAAQYLELEITESAMMQDPDAASEQLRRLRELGVRLAIDDFGTGYSSLLRLKRMNVHKLKLDQGFVRGLPQSLEDAAITRSVISLAHNLGLRVVAEGIEQAHQAAFLLEHGCDYGQGYGFARPRAAQEIDWQIADMEYGQSQSAAGRHMSV is encoded by the coding sequence ATGAATACGCCTCTCCTCCGGCTGTGCCTGGGTTACTTCCTGCTGGCCATGACTTGGGTGCTGATCAGCGATCCGCTGCTGCTGGCCCTCACCGATGGCCGCCAGGCCGGCTGGCATAGCCTCAAGGGCGGGCTGTTCGTACTGGTCACCAGCACGCTGCTGTATCTGCTCGGGCGCCAGCATATCCGTCGGGCCGCCGCGCAACAGCAGACCCAGCGCCAGCAGGAAACCAGCCTGCGACAGGCCGCCGCGGTGTTCGACAGCACCCAGGAAGGCGTGTTGGTGACCGATCCCGAACAGCGCATCGTGCACGTCAATCCGGCGTTCAGCCGCATCACCGGCTACGCCATCGACGAAGTGCTCGGCCAGACCCCCAAGTTGTTCGCGTCCGGGCAGCATGACCGGCACTTCTATCGCGACATGTGGCGTTCCCTGCGCAGCACCGGCGCCTGGAGCGGCGAGATCTGGAATCGTCGCAAGAGCGGCGAGGTATACCCGCAGTGGCAGAACCTGCGCGCCATCCACGACGGGCACGGGCAACTCAGCCATTACGTCGCGGTATTTTCCGACCTCACCGCACTCAAACGCTCGCGCGAGGAGCTGGAGCAGCTGGCGCACTACGATCCGCTGGTGCAGCTGCCCAACCGCCTGCTGTTCAGCGAGCGCGCCAAACAGGACATCGAGCGCGCCCGTGCGCACAAGCGTGGCGGGGCGATGCTGCTGATCGACCTCGACCACTTCAAGGACATCAACGAGAGCCTCGGCCCCAGTCTCGGCGACGCGCTGTTGCAAGCCGTCGCGCGCCGGCTTGGGGAGCTGGTACGCGAGGGCATGACTCTCGCCCGCCTGGGCGGCGACGAGTTCGCCCTGCTCTGTGAGAACTGCGGTGCCGACCAGGCCGCGTCACTCGCGCTACGCATCCTCGGTGCGCTGAACCAACCCTTTCGCCTCGGCGAGGTCGAGCTGTTCAGCAGTGCCAGCATCGGCATCGTGCTGTATCCCTCGCCGACCAACGTGCAGAACGTCGAGCAGCTGATGCGCAACGCCGATTCCGCGCTGTTCAAGGCCAAGCACGACGGCCGCGGCAGTTATGCCTTTTACTCCGAGGAGCTGACCCGTCAGGCCCGCCAGCGCGTCGAACTGATCACCGCCTTGCGCCAGGCTCTGGAGCAGCATCAGCTGCAAGTGCACTATCAGGCGATCTACGACCTCACCGACGGCACGATCGTCGGCTTCGAGGCGCTGGTGCGCTGGACGCATCCGCAGCAGGGGCCGATCTCGCCAGCCGTTTTCATCCCCCTCGCCGAGGACAGCGGGCTGATCGGCGCCATCGATCACTGGGTGATGACCCAAGCCTGCGGGCAGATGCGGGACTGGCTGAACGCCGGCCGGGCGCTGCACTTCATGGCGGTCAACGTCTCCAGCCGCATGTTCAGTTACGGCGAACTCGATGCGCAGGTCGCCGGCATCCTCGGCGAAACCGGCCTGGCGGCCCAGTATCTGGAGTTGGAAATCACCGAAAGCGCGATGATGCAGGACCCGGACGCCGCCAGCGAGCAGCTGCGCCGACTGCGCGAACTCGGCGTGCGCCTGGCGATCGACGATTTCGGCACCGGCTATTCGTCGCTGCTGCGCCTCAAGCGCATGAACGTGCACAAGCTCAAGCTCGATCAGGGCTTCGTCCGCGGCCTGCCGCAAAGCCTGGAAGACGCGGCGATCACCCGCTCGGTCATCAGCCTGGCGCACAACCTCGGGCTGCGGGTCGTCGCCGAGGGCATCGAACAGGCTCACCAGGCGGCCTTCCTGCTGGAGCACGGCTGCGACTACGGCCAGGGCTATGGCTTCGCCCGCCCGCGTGCCGCGCAGGAGATCGACTGGCAGATTGCCGACATGGAGTATGGCCAGTCGCAAAGCGCCGCCGGGCGCCATATGTCAGTCTGA
- a CDS encoding DUF3392 domain-containing protein: MDLLLDLIASLSRWSRSHLSDISLAIMATLFVLFGPALNAWVQKNIGGLNFVLRTLLFVIFCAIVYGLGIIYLSPWLAKGLAQFNNYTLAPVLLVVLFIVGVIADRN; this comes from the coding sequence ATGGATTTGCTACTCGACCTGATCGCCAGCCTGTCGCGCTGGAGCCGCAGTCACCTGTCGGATATCTCGCTGGCGATCATGGCCACACTGTTCGTGCTGTTCGGCCCGGCGCTCAATGCCTGGGTACAGAAGAACATCGGCGGACTCAACTTCGTGCTGCGCACCCTGCTGTTCGTGATCTTCTGCGCCATCGTCTACGGCTTGGGGATCATCTACCTGAGCCCCTGGCTGGCGAAGGGGCTGGCGCAGTTCAACAACTACACGCTGGCACCGGTGCTGCTGGTGGTGCTGTTCATCGTCGGAGTGATCGCCGATCGCAACTGA